The following are from one region of the Mytilus trossulus isolate FHL-02 unplaced genomic scaffold, PNRI_Mtr1.1.1.hap1 h1tg000234l__unscaffolded, whole genome shotgun sequence genome:
- the LOC134701231 gene encoding uncharacterized protein LOC134701231: MNDVVPVGVQIGEKVVLKCCGSGNARSWLGPAFNNASTESIVYFSNNNKNPKLNRSQYFIQSNDRNYDLNIFNFRQENTGFYVCRFVNNGGFHETKFNVSLKDTSPSRTIMYDEGSNSVLNATTDWETNATQMTEDIPCSCTSTMNNDFWKLSGSFIGGILVCLICSNIYCYKTRKKASEDFLDVPREVQYDEIGIIDYNVVNIETLRDDTRCRTSVMNFSRTYIDTSSTKSPTLSYSSTSDSLSRKTEGSENTYQSINLDQNPTQEHRKNAGNTMPSASVYDIDTHSIQSATSSISSTNDSLSRKTDGSEKTYEPINLAQNHIHELKTCNVSTTTLTSVYANTVVFPITSQTMKGDQGDRAPWLFIYNRIEN, from the exons ATGAATGATGTAGTCCCAGTAGGTGTTCAAATAGGAGAAAAAGTCGTCTTGAAATGTTGCGGCTCTGGAAATGCAAGATCCTGGCTAGGCCCAGCTTTCAACAATGCATCGACAGaaagtattgtttatttttcaaacaataacaaaaacccAAAACTAAACCGGTCACAATACTTCATTCAGAGTAATGACAGAAACTATGATTTGAATATCTTTAATTTTCGACAAGAGAATACTGGTTTTTATGTATGCAGATTTGTAAATAATGGAGGATTTCACGAGACTAAGTTTAACGTCTCTTTGAAAG ATACGTCACCGAGTAGAACAATAATGTACGACGAAGGAAGCAATTCTGTTTTAAATGCTACTACAGATTGGGAAACAAACGCAACACAAATGACAGAAG atatTCCTTGTTCATGTACTTCGACAATGAATAATGACTTTTGGAAGTTATCAGGTAGTTTTATAGGAGGCATTCTTGTATGTCTAAtctgttcaaatatttattgttacaaAACACGTAAGAAAGCATCGGAGGATTTCTTGGACGTTCCTCGAGAGGTTCAGTATGATGAAATAGGCATCATTGACTATAATGTTGTTAACATTGAGACCTTGCGTGACGATACAAGATGCCGAACGTCTGTAATGAATTTCTCTAGGACCTACATTGATACAAGTTCTACCAAATCACCAACTTTAAGCTACAGTTCTACCAGTGACTCATTATCAAGGAAAACAGAAGGATCTGAAAATACATACCAATCAATAAACCTGGATCAAAATCCTACTCAGGAACATAGAAAGAATGCTGGAAATACCATGCCATCAGCTAGTGTCTATGACATTGATACACATTCAATCCAATCAGCAACTTCAAGCATCAGTTCTACCAATGACTCATTATCAAGGAAAACAGATGGATCTGAAAAAACATACGAACCAATAAACTTAGCTCAAAATCATATTCATGAATTAAAGACATGTAACGTTAGCACCACAACTTTAACTAGCGTATATGCAAATACTGTGGTTTTCCCTATTACAAGTCAAACAATGAAAGGTGATCAGGGTGATAGAGCACCATGGCTATTTATCTACAATCgcatagaaaattga